A stretch of DNA from Nevskiales bacterium:
TACCTGCGCCCGGAGCCGCAGCCGGAAGTCACGGAACCCAACACACTTTCACCACATCCGGTAAGCCACGACTGGCAGCCGGCGATAGGTCACGCCCTGCACGCCAAAGTCGAAGTGCCGCCGACCCTCGCGGAACGCGACCGCGATGGCATGCAGATAGGGCAGGTAGGCGATGGCTTGATCGTGCGGGGGGCAAGAACTGGCCCCGGCAGGACAGTCAGCAGGCTTGCGCGCGGAACTCGCCCGGCGCGCGGCCGGTCCAGCGCTTGAAGGCCCGCGTGAAGCTGCTCTGGTCGGAAAACCCCAGCCGGAAGGTGATCTCGCACACCGACACACGGCCCTCGCGCAGGTACTGCTGCGCCAGCTCGCGCCGGGTTTCGTCGAGGATTTCCTGATAGCTGGTGCCCTCGTCGCGCAGGCGGCGCTGCAGGGTCTTCTCGCTGAAGTGCAGGGCATCGGCCACCTCGGCGCGGCTCGGCTCGCCCGCGGGCAGGCGCGAGATCAGCTCCGCGCGCACTTTTTCCGAGATGCGGGCGCCGTCGAACTGCGCCAGGTACTCCATCACCACCTGGTCGTTCTGCCGCGCCAGCGCCGGATTGGCCATCGGCAGCGGGCACCGCGCCAGCTCGTGCGAGACCAGGAAGGAATTCTCGGACGCCCCGAACTCGATCGGCGCCATGAAGAAGGTCCGGTATTCCAGCTCCATCTCGGGCGTGGCCTTGCGCTGCAGGCGGATCTGCAGCGGCTGTGCCTTGCCGCCGGTCAGGATGTGGCCCATCTTGAGGGTCGAGGCCATGTACAGGTCGATGGCCTCGTCCACCGGCGGGATGTCCTCGCGGAAGCGCACGATCTGGCGCACGCCCTCTGCGGTTTCCTCCACGAACACGTCCACGGCATTGCTGACGATACGCGAGAAGCGCGCGCCGCGGCGCATGGCGTCCTCCAGCGTCTGGCTGGCGAGGATGGCCAGGCCCAGGCTGTGGAAGGTGGCGGGCTGCACGTATTCGGCGGCGCGCAGGCCGATGCAGGGGTCGTTCGTCGCCGCCACGGCCAGCTTCCACAGCCGGCTCATGCGGCTGACCGGGTAGCGGCCGTTGGGGTCGCGCATCACGGCCGGGTCGAGGCCGGCCTCGACGAACAGCGCATGGCTGTCGAGCTTGCGCGCCTCCAGCGTACGCGCCACGCAGATCGCCCAGGTGTTGAGTGTGCTTGCTTCCCGCGCCATGTCCGCTCCGCCGAAGTCCTGTCCCGTACCGACCAGAACTTGTCCCCCAAAGCAAAGATTATCAGACTAGCTGGGGGTAGGTTGGGCAGCATGAGCAAACCCTATATCCACTACGCCTGGCACCTGTCCTACTTCAGCGGCAAGACGCGCTGCTACCTTCGCTACAAGGGCATCCCGTTCGTGGAAAAGCCCATCGACCTGTACACCTTCAGCCTGCGCATCAAGAAGAAAACCGGCGCTGCGGTGATGCCGGTGGTGGTGACGCCGGAGGGCGAGTGGCTACAGGACACCAGTGTCATCATCGACCGGCTGGAGCAGCGTTTTCCCGAGGCGCCAGTAGTGCCGGCCACCCCGGTGCAGTGCTTCGCCAGCTACCTGATGGAACTCTGGGGCGACGAGTGGTGGATCCCCATCGCCATGCACACGCGCTGGAGCTATCCGGAAAACTACGCGCTGTTCGAGCGCGAGGGCGGCGATCACCTGTTGCCGGGCTTCCCGCGCTTCCTCAAGAACCGCGCCGTGGCCAGGGCCGCTAAGCTGATGCGCGGCCACCTGAAGAACGTCGGCGTCGTGCCGGAACAGTTCGGGCTGATGGAGCGCTGGACCCAGGGCATGCTCGATGCACTCGACGCGCATTTCGCGCGGCTGCCCTATCTGTTCGGCGACAAGCCCTCGCTCGGCGACTTCGGCCTGGTCGGCACGATGTATGGTCACCTCGGCCGCGACCCCTGGCCGAAGAAGCACCTGGTGGGCCCGCGCTAGCACCTGCGCGCCTGGATCGACCG
This window harbors:
- a CDS encoding AraC family transcriptional regulator — translated: MAREASTLNTWAICVARTLEARKLDSHALFVEAGLDPAVMRDPNGRYPVSRMSRLWKLAVAATNDPCIGLRAAEYVQPATFHSLGLAILASQTLEDAMRRGARFSRIVSNAVDVFVEETAEGVRQIVRFREDIPPVDEAIDLYMASTLKMGHILTGGKAQPLQIRLQRKATPEMELEYRTFFMAPIEFGASENSFLVSHELARCPLPMANPALARQNDQVVMEYLAQFDGARISEKVRAELISRLPAGEPSRAEVADALHFSEKTLQRRLRDEGTSYQEILDETRRELAQQYLREGRVSVCEITFRLGFSDQSSFTRAFKRWTGRAPGEFRAQAC
- a CDS encoding glutathione S-transferase family protein, which produces MSKPYIHYAWHLSYFSGKTRCYLRYKGIPFVEKPIDLYTFSLRIKKKTGAAVMPVVVTPEGEWLQDTSVIIDRLEQRFPEAPVVPATPVQCFASYLMELWGDEWWIPIAMHTRWSYPENYALFEREGGDHLLPGFPRFLKNRAVARAAKLMRGHLKNVGVVPEQFGLMERWTQGMLDALDAHFARLPYLFGDKPSLGDFGLVGTMYGHLGRDPWPKKHLVGPR